A genome region from Triticum aestivum cultivar Chinese Spring chromosome 2B, IWGSC CS RefSeq v2.1, whole genome shotgun sequence includes the following:
- the LOC123043204 gene encoding uncharacterized protein codes for MATATTEGRGRQRASPDRLPVPPRPSSRSRSRSRYRHRAPPRHAPGSRHAQGRPRAEPYKGSPLAAFLYLCAALGVAVAIRLCASPPPSYSTLRAYRGLAAAVVGALIIVLFLRHPPRWADQEYPHGPNQIPAAPAPQIQTEQPRLAPTLSITITGGVLDASQVAAAIRSSMADSTRPTPAFSPPQADSSDSDSDGCGSSTNGDETNNLWYTPVHLLKAGDVCLILPVFIQQLQEMAPGLTEAESLELLLRAFREANKSERFHRLSDVVEENQQIIYSDPHALTDKSTGALIMTMKITAKLVHLIWYELDVQNWKLCQEVKKVCFQEVVGQSVEKLLDVALSFSNESWSADHPLPMLTTFDALVDVQHNIRELPFSRIEYIPDEVADIPDLPCSRYESIHNVVAHIFCKMVVDLKGILEGTINDMHISRERAIHPVTALLVRYLEFFYRNGEMMQSVLGTGDCTIELIMIGSWVSKLTEDAEVMFPGKGQRCIYMLNNMDYVYQLKHHPGGFLSNIELQRGLCSLIHQYIKAYLEEYWFPLMLSYLDGDSLKKPRRSSLYKFTEEFFRICDGQMTWKVRTKLKQRLREQIVELIVPKYVNFLEALQDNPSSWLKRMCRARSEKLVCTAARLEEVIRGLFER; via the exons atggcgacggcgacgacggaagGCCGTGGGCGACAGAGAGCGAGTCCGGaccgcctccccgtgcctccccgccccAGCTCTCGGTCCCGCTCCCGCTCCCGGTATCGGCATCGCGCGCCGCCTCGCCACGCTCCCGGGTCCCGGCATGCTCAGGGCCGTCCCCGCGCTGAGCCGTACAAAGGAAGTCCACTTGCAGCTTTCCTGTACTTGTGTGCGGCGCTTGGAGTTGCCGTCGCCATTCGGCTGTGCGCAAGTCCGCCGCCTTCGTACAGCACGTTGCGGGCCTACCGAGGCCTCGCCGCCGCGGTCGTCGGCGCTCTCATCATCGTCCTTTTTCTGAGGCATCCTCCCCGCTGGGCGGATCAGGAATACCCTCATGGACCTAATCAGATCCCGGCGGCTCCGGCTCCGCAGATTCAAACGGAGCAGCCACGCCTCGCTCCCACGCTCTCCATCACCATCACTGGGGGCGTACTGGACGCGAGCCAGGTTGCTGCTGCCATCCGCAGCTCCATGGCAGACAGCACCCGTCCGACTCCCGCCTTCAGTCCACCCCAAGCTGATTCCTCCGATTCCGACTCCGACGGGTGCGGGTCAAGCACCAACGGCGACGAGACCAATAACTTGTGGTATACTCCCGTCCATCTCCTGAAAGCAGGGGATGTCTGTCTCATCCTCCCCGTCTTCATCCAGCAGCTCCAAGAGATGGCTCCAGGGTTAACCGAAGCTGAATCCCTTGAATTGCTGCTGAGAGCGTTCAGAGAAGCCAACAAATCTGAGAGATTCCACAG ATTGTCCGACGTTGTTGAGGAGAACCAACAGATTATCTATTCGGATCCTCATGCGTTGACAGACAAATCGACAGGGGCTTTGATCATGACGATGAAAATTACTGCAAAACTTGTACATTTGATCTGGTACGAATTAGATGTGCAGAATTGGAAGCTATGTCAGGAAGTCAAAAAGGTATGCTTTCAAGAGGTTGTTGGGCAATCTGTAGAGAAGCTCCTTGATGTTGCACTTTCTTTCAGCAATGAAAGTTGGTCTGCTGATCATCCTTTGCCAATGCTGACTACCTTTGATGCGCTTGTCGATGTCCAACATAACATAAGGGAATTGCCTTTCAGCAGAATCGAGTATATTCCTGATGAGGTCGCTGATATACCGGACTTGCCCTGCAGCAGATATGAGTCCATACATAatgtggttgctcatattttttGTAAGATGGTGGTTGATTTGAAAGGAATACTTGAGGGGACTATCAATGACATGCATATCAGCAGAGAACGTGCTATACATCCAGTAACTGCTCTTCTTGTACGATACCTGGAATTTTTCTATCGTAACGGAGAGATGATGCAGTCAGTTCTTGGCACCGGGGATTGCACTATTGAGCTTATCATGATTGGCTCTTGGGTCTCCAAGCTCACTGAAGATGCAGAGGTAATGTTCCCAGGGAAGGGACAAAGGTGCATATACATGTTGAATAACATGGATTATGTTTATCAACTGAAGCATCATCCTGGAGGATTCCTTTCAAATATAGAACTGCAAAGGGGTCTCTGTTCGCTGATCCATCAATACATTAAGGCCTACCTCGAGGAATACTGGTTTCCACTTATGCTGTCATATCTGGATGGTGATTCTCTGAAGAAGCCACGCCGTTCATCCTTGTATAAATTCACTGAAGAGTTCTTTAGAATCTGTGATGGCCAGATGACATGGAAAGTTCGCACTAAGCTTAAACAGAGACTGCGTGAACAGATAGTGGAATTGATTGTTCCAAAATATGTGAACTTCTTAGAGGCGCTGCAGGACAATCCAAGTTCTTGGTTGAAGAGGATGTGCCGAGCCAGATCTGAGAAACTGGTCTGCACTGCTGCGCGACTGGAAGAGGTGATCAGAGGGCTCTTTGAAAGATAG
- the LOC123040081 gene encoding uncharacterized protein — MDMFRGSLDAAAAAAATIGRSDKVAGILNKRLDDDLGEIVLEIHSSDESTVHPANVVLIQALAISRASNTIYPYSDLVDWWVSRLEKDAELVRQGEQGGKYIFLLNNTFDVLQMVRRQRASSASDQLASRLGSVIEGYKRSYLDECWAPLNRLNLEEFTAQFLATCECQMTWKVTAELRYQLRREIVDLIVPSYEVSLSALRGLNGPMVGNKKQKKYTGEQLEEEIRGLFEG, encoded by the exons ATGGACATGTTTCGAGGGTCGCTTGATgctgccgccgcagccgcagcTACCATCGGCAG ATCTGACAAGGTCGCCGGTATTCTTAACAAGAGGTTAGATGATGATCTGGGCGAAATAGTCCTGGAAATCCATAGCAGCGACGAATCTACAGTGCATCCAGCAAATGTCGTTCTCATACAAGCGCTGGCTATTTCCCGTGCTAGTAACACCATTTACCCTTACTCTGATTTGGTTGATTGGTGGGTGTCCAGGCTCGAGAAAGATGCAGAATTGGTACGCCAAGGTGAACAGGGTGGAAAATACATATTCCTCCTGAATAACACATTTGATGTTCTGCAAATGGTGCGGCGTCAAAGAGCATCTTCTGCAAGTGACCAACTCGCGAGTAGGCTCGGTTCAGTGATCGAGGGGTACAAGAGGAGTTACTTGGACGAGTGTTGGGCTCCTCTGAACCGTTTAAACTTGGAGGAGTTTACTGCCCAATTTCTTGCTACATGTGAATGTCAGATGACATGGAAGGTTACAGCTGAGCTCAGGTACCAACTGCGGCGGGAGATCGTGGATCTGATTGTTCCATCGTATGAGGTGTCCTTATCTGCACTGCGGGGCCTGAATGGACCTATGGTGGGCAACAAGAAACAGAAGAAGTATACTGGTGAGCAACTGGAAGAGGAGATCAGAGGATTATTTGAAGGGTGA